DNA from Streptomyces luteogriseus:
AACGCCGCTATGCGGGTGCCGAGACCCAGGAGCACCAGGATGCCGCCGACGAGTTCGATGACGGCCGCGTACCAGTTCGGCCAGGCGCCGGTCGAGGCGGTGCCGCCCTTTCCGTCCACGCCGCCGAGGACGCCGAAGAGGGCGACGGCGCCGTGGCAGGCGAACAGCAGGCCGACGACGATCCGGAACAGGCCGAGCGCGTACGGCTGGGCGCCGTTGAGGCGAGCGGTCATGTGGGGGGTCACTCCTTCGGTTGGCCGGCCCTGGGGAGGCCGGTCGGGGACGGATACCGCGGAGTAGCCCACGTTAGGTGCGCCTAATTGATGCTTGCAAGTTCAACATTTGGCCACTGCTTTGCCTCCCGTTGAGGCTCGGTGTCGGGTTCAGCCGCACGTAGAACGGCTCTCGCCACCGCATCCGCGTCCGAAAGCGTGACCGAATCCACCCCTGGGCGGGCTCCCGCGGCGGTCACCCAGTGGACGCCTTCTGTCGGCACGCCGAACGCGAACCGCCTTGTGTGTGCAACTCCTTGACGATCCATCAGCCGATAGGGCCGCGCTGTGACATCCAACCCCCCTGTCTCGTAACCGTCCACGACGTGCGGTCGGCACTGCCCCCTCCGGAGCAGACCGGCCAGGAGGTCGTCGGCGGTGTGCCGCAGGTCGGGCTCCGGCAGGCGGGCCTCTATGAGGGTTTTCACACGGACCGGCGGTCCCGGCACGTCGGGGGAGTGCGCCGCCCAGCCCCCGTTCTCCTCCGTCACCCGTAGCCGCGGCCCGAGCACCCGCACCACCCCCGCCTCCACCAGCGCCACGAGCTCCTCGATGCGGCGGCGCGGCGGGCCGATCGAGAGGAACGCGTTGAGCGGGGTGTACCAACGGTCCAGGTGATCGCGGCGGGACGCGCCGCAGAGGCCGCCGTGGTCGACGATCAGCCGGAGTTCGTTGCGCAGGTCGCGCAGCACGTCCAGGGCCGCCTTCAGGGGGCCGTGCACATTGCCCAGGGCGGCCTGGGCGGCGTCCTCGCGCAGATACGACAGCAGCCAGTCGCGCCACTCGCCGGAATGCGCGAAGTCCCGTCCCGCGTAAGGGCGGGAGACCCGCTCCCAGCACCAGCGCTCACTGTCCGGCACCCCGAACTCCTCCAGCAGCGGCGCCTCCAGGGGATCGCCGTGCGGGACGGCGAGGAAGCGCTCGGTGAACTCCCGCTCCCGCCCCGGCTCTTGTCTCCGCTCCGGCTCCCGCTCACGCTTCGGCTTCCGCTCCGGCTCCGGCCCCGGCTCCGCGCGGGACGCGGCCCGCCGGATCAGCGCGCCGTAGTAGACCGTCTCCACCTCCTTCGCCACCAACGGCCATATCTCCGTGAGGAAATCGGGCGCCTCTCCGGAGTCCGCGCGCTTGCGGAACCCGGCGATCACCTCCGGGGTGAGGGCGAGCGGGACGTGCCGGCCGTAGGGCCCCTTCGCGTTGTCGCCTCGTGCCTGGTACGGGACGCCGCGCCGTGAACCGGCGAAGAGCCGCGGCTCACGGCCGGATGGGAGGTAGCGCAGGCCCTCGTCGTCCCGGACGAAACGGCCGCCCCGGCCGGTCGTCAGCAGGGCCGTGTGGTCGAAGAAGTTGAGGCCGAGGCCGCGCAGCAGGACGGGTTCGCCCGGGGGGACGGGCGACAGGTCGACGTCGGCCGGGTTCGCGGGCGGGACGTGGCGCAGGCCGTGCCGCGCGGCGTGGGCCGCGGGCCGCAGCAGGTCCGGGCCGGCGGTCCTCGGCAGGTGCCCTTGGGCCAGCACCACCGCGGACAGGCCGGTCAGGGTGCGGCCGTCGTCGAGGGTGAGGGTCTGGCGGCCGCCGGGAGCGTCGTCGAGCCGTACAGCGCGTGCCCGGTGTGTCTCGACCCGTACCTCCGGCGGCGCCTGCCGCACGACCTCGGCGAACACCCACTCCAGATAGCGGCCGTAGTCGGCCCGGGCCGGGTACTCGTCCGGGCCCAGCCTGCCGCCCGCCCACTCGTGCAGGCTCGGGCCGGGGCGGATCGGGCCCGAGCAGTCCACGCTGTCGTCGGTGAACAGGGTCACCTGGCAGGCCACGGTGTTCATCAGCAGCTCGGGCGACTGGGCGGTGCGCCAGACACGGCCAGGGCCGGGCGGGTCCGGGTCGATCACATGGACCGTCAGCCGGGCACCGGACGGCAGGAGTTCGGGGGCGGAGGCGCACAGGCGTTCCAGGACGCTGGTGCCGCGCGGTCCCGCGCCGACCAGGGCTACGGAGACGCGCGCGGGTCTCGCGGCCGGTCCGGGACCCTCGGACGGTACGGATGCCTCGGTTTCGGGCGGCGCAGACAAGGGTGGTACTCCCGGGCGTGTGGGGCGCGTGTCGGCGGTCCGCCGGAATGGAAGCGGACGGTCCGCCTCATCATGCCGTCGCCGGGCGAGGTAACGGAGGCTCGTGGGGAAGGATTGACGGTCGCTGTGGGATGCCTCACCAGCACGACGGGGCATCACCGGACACAACACAACAAGCAGGCGGAATGGGATGATTACGGGGCAATCTCGGCGTCCAGCAGTGTCGTCAGGCGGGGGCCCGTGCCCTCACGGGCCTTGGCGTGCTCCAGTCGCAGCCGGGCCGAGCGGCCGCGCAGGGTCAGGGTCATGAGCTGGTTGCCGAACCAGGGGCCGCCCGTCTTGCGCCAGCCCACCGGCGGGTCGGGGAGGCGGGCGTGCCGGGCGAGACCGCGGCCGAGGCCCCGCGCCATCGCGCTCCAGCCGATGCGGAAGGCCAGCCGCATCGACAGCGGCACCGAGTTGTGGACGGGGGAGCAGACCAGCTGCACCACCCGGGCGTCCGGGCCCGGGCCGGGCCACGAGGGCTCGGCGATGTAGGCGTGGTGCACGTCCCCGGACAGCACGCACACCGTCGCCGGCGCGTCCCGCCCCGAGCCCGCCTCGGCGATCAGCTCCGCCAGCCCCGCGAAGGACTCGGGGAACGCCGACCAGTGCTCCAGGTCGGCGGCGCGCCGCACCTTCTCCCCGAACCGCGCCCAGCGCTCGCCCCGTTCGCCGCCGCACAGGGCCGCGTTCCACTGCTCGGCGTCGTGGACCAGGTGCGGCAGCAGCCAGGGCAGCGAGGTGCCGATCAGGAGGTGGTCGTAGGTCTCGGGCCCGTCCAGCATCTGCTCGCGCAGCCAGGCTTCCTCGCCCGGGTCGAGCATCGCGCGCTCGTCCTCGGCGAGGACCCGGGCGGCCCGGCTGTCCACCATCACCAGACGCACCCGTCCGAAGTCGCGCCGGTAGCTCCAGCGCGCCGTGGCCGCGTCGGCGTCGGCCCGGGCGGCGAAGGAGCGCAGCACATCGGTGCCGTCGGGGGTCTCGCGGACCGCCTCGTACACCGGGTCGGCCGCCAGCTCCTCGAGGGACAGGTTGCCCAG
Protein-coding regions in this window:
- a CDS encoding FAD/NAD(P)-binding protein; this translates as MVGAGPRGTSVLERLCASAPELLPSGARLTVHVIDPDPPGPGRVWRTAQSPELLMNTVACQVTLFTDDSVDCSGPIRPGPSLHEWAGGRLGPDEYPARADYGRYLEWVFAEVVRQAPPEVRVETHRARAVRLDDAPGGRQTLTLDDGRTLTGLSAVVLAQGHLPRTAGPDLLRPAAHAARHGLRHVPPANPADVDLSPVPPGEPVLLRGLGLNFFDHTALLTTGRGGRFVRDDEGLRYLPSGREPRLFAGSRRGVPYQARGDNAKGPYGRHVPLALTPEVIAGFRKRADSGEAPDFLTEIWPLVAKEVETVYYGALIRRAASRAEPGPEPERKPKREREPERRQEPGREREFTERFLAVPHGDPLEAPLLEEFGVPDSERWCWERVSRPYAGRDFAHSGEWRDWLLSYLREDAAQAALGNVHGPLKAALDVLRDLRNELRLIVDHGGLCGASRRDHLDRWYTPLNAFLSIGPPRRRIEELVALVEAGVVRVLGPRLRVTEENGGWAAHSPDVPGPPVRVKTLIEARLPEPDLRHTADDLLAGLLRRGQCRPHVVDGYETGGLDVTARPYRLMDRQGVAHTRRFAFGVPTEGVHWVTAAGARPGVDSVTLSDADAVARAVLRAAEPDTEPQREAKQWPNVELASIN
- a CDS encoding DoxX family protein produces the protein MTARLNGAQPYALGLFRIVVGLLFACHGAVALFGVLGGVDGKGGTASTGAWPNWYAAVIELVGGILVLLGLGTRIAAFISSGAMAYAYFKVHQPQGLWPIENSGEGAAMYCWAMFLLIFTGSGAFGLDRLLAKRTSTQDRRSADQTPVAA
- a CDS encoding alkaline phosphatase D family protein, with the translated sequence MSALRLGPLLRYTDGSSATVWVETSRPCTAEVRCADGAGGTARSFQIAGHHYALVPVTGLTAGTTTTYEVHLDGTRVWPLPGSPFPPSAIHAPGPDGDFNVAFGSCRWASPPAGGDDPVGPDALDALATRLAADPEGERPHVLLLLGDQVYADETSDSTQRWLAGRRDLEEGPGSGVADYEEYTHLYYESWLDPRIRWLLSTVPSFMIFDDHDVIDDWNTSAAWLTDMRSTDWWQERLLSGLMSYWVHQHLGNLSLEELAADPVYEAVRETPDGTDVLRSFAARADADAATARWSYRRDFGRVRLVMVDSRAARVLAEDERAMLDPGEEAWLREQMLDGPETYDHLLIGTSLPWLLPHLVHDAEQWNAALCGGERGERWARFGEKVRRAADLEHWSAFPESFAGLAELIAEAGSGRDAPATVCVLSGDVHHAYIAEPSWPGPGPDARVVQLVCSPVHNSVPLSMRLAFRIGWSAMARGLGRGLARHARLPDPPVGWRKTGGPWFGNQLMTLTLRGRSARLRLEHAKAREGTGPRLTTLLDAEIAP